CACTAATGATTCCTAATTTTAATCCTGAAAATATAGTGTATGAGAGTCCGTATAACAAGCAACAATTAGCAATGGACGATGCTGCTTTTGCACAATTAGCTACTGGAATGTCAAAAGGTATGAGTCTTAAAGCTTCAGCTCAAGAGCAAATTAAGAATTGGATTTTACAAGCAGACCGAAAAACTTATGTATACGGATATACTGATTATTTTAAATTAGATCTAAGAGAAGATTTAAAAAATATTTCAATACCAGTTTCTATAATAGCAGCTTCAAAACCTTATGGCTCAGAAATGGTGAAGCAAACGTATAATAATCAATATAAAAATTTAAAAAACTATAATTTTATTTTAGCTGAAAATAGCGCCCATTTTATAATGCTAGATCAACCATCTTGGTTTTTAGAACAAGTACAAATGATTTTATCATCTAAATAAATGAATACAGAACAAGAGTTTACCAAAACCTATAAAGAATTCGCTCCGAAAGTACATCGGTTATGCTTGGGCTATGCTTCAGGTAATAATGGACTTGCAAATGAGTGGTTACAAGAAACTTTTATAAAGGTTTGGAAACATAGAAAAACATTTAAAGGTAAATCTTCTATTGATACTTGGATATATCGCATTGCAGTAAATGTATGTTTAGGAGATTTACGTAAAATCAATAAAAATATTCCTATAAATGAAAACGTATTATCTGATCATACCAACGATGATAACAGTAATAATACTGAAAAAAATATTAAGCAAATGTATCATTGTATTGATAAACTCAATGAACAAAATAGAGCACTAATATTGTTAGAACTCGAAAATATACCACAAGCTACAATTGCAGAAACTGTAGGTTTAGCTCACGGAACATTGCGAACACGTTTAAGCCGTATTCGAAAATCACTTTTAAAATGCATTAAAAATGGAAAATGATAACTTAGATAAATTATGGGAGATTCAAGCTGATCATAGCTCAAATATTACTCCTCAAAATATAATAGCAAAAGCTAAAAAACAACGTAAC
This genomic stretch from Tenacibaculum jejuense harbors:
- a CDS encoding alpha/beta fold hydrolase: MKNVILLCIAFVFSVSIYAQNESQPIHVKVTGKGNPVILIPGFTVPGDIWNPLVKKLENNYECHIVTLAGFGGKAPIEFPWLPKVNQSLKNYIVKNDLQNATIIGHSLGGTIATWLATQKEIKLSKIIVVDALPASGALMIPNFNPENIVYESPYNKQQLAMDDAAFAQLATGMSKGMSLKASAQEQIKNWILQADRKTYVYGYTDYFKLDLREDLKNISIPVSIIAASKPYGSEMVKQTYNNQYKNLKNYNFILAENSAHFIMLDQPSWFLEQVQMILSSK
- a CDS encoding RNA polymerase sigma factor, which encodes MNTEQEFTKTYKEFAPKVHRLCLGYASGNNGLANEWLQETFIKVWKHRKTFKGKSSIDTWIYRIAVNVCLGDLRKINKNIPINENVLSDHTNDDNSNNTEKNIKQMYHCIDKLNEQNRALILLELENIPQATIAETVGLAHGTLRTRLSRIRKSLLKCIKNGK